The Arthrobacter sp. D5-1 genome segment CGCCGGGAATCCGCGCCCATGGCGGCGCCGCACGGTGGTGGCTCCACCATTCGCTGACAGCGCTGCGTGAAGAACTGGACAAACTCGGCATCCCGCTGCTGCTCCGCCGCGGACCCGCCGCGGAGGCAGTGCAGGAAACCGCGACGGCGGTTGGTGCGGGCGCGCTCTACTGGAACCGCCGGTACGGTGCGGCTGAGCGAACGGTCGACGCCGGACTCAAGACCTGGGCGGGCGGGGCCGGGCTCCACGTAGCCAGTTTTCAGGCTTCCCTGCTTCATGAGCCATGGAACGTGACCACCAAAACGGGTGGACAATACAAGGTCTTCACACCTTTCTGGCGGACGGTGTCCGCACAGGAATTCCGCGAGCCGTTGGCCGTGCCCGCGAAGGGGCATGGTTACACGGGCAAGCTGCCGGCCGATGAAAAGCTGGACTCCTGGCATCTCCTGCCCACCCATCCGGACTGGTCCGGGGGATTGGCCGGGATGTGGACGCCTGGAGCGGCTGCCGGCCACCAGCGTCTCGCTGCGTTCGTGGAGAAGGGGCTCTCCAACTACAGCGAGGGCCGGAACCGTCCGGATACCGATGGGAGCAGCTGCCTGTCGCCTTACCTGCGGTGGGGTGAGCTGAGCCCGTTTGAGGTGTGGCATGCCCTGGGTTCCAAGCGGTCCGAAAGCGCCTCGATCTTTGCTTCTGAGCTGGGGTGGCGTGAATTCTGCTGGCACCAGTATTTCCACAACCCGGAGCTCGCCACCGCGAACCTCCGCTCCGAGTTTGATCGCTTCCCGTGGGCCTGGCCCGGCAGCAGCGGAGGGAACGGTAAAAATCCCGGCCACGACAGTGCGCCGGAGGAGTTCCGGGCCTGGCAGCAGGGCCGCACAGGTTTCCCCATGGTGGACGCCGGGCAACGCCAGTTATGGCACACCGGCTGGATGCACAACCGCGTACGCATGGTGGCCGCCAGCTTCCTGGTGAAGAACCTGGGTATCCATTGGCAGCTCGGTGAGCAGTGGTTCTGGGACACCCTGGTGGATGCAGATCCGGCGTCGAATCCCGCCAACTGGCAGTGGGTGGCCGGCTCCGGAGCAGACGCCTCGCCCTTCTTCAGGATCTTCAACCCTGAGGCCCAGCGGGTTAAGTTCGATCCCCAAGGGAAGTACATCGCCCACTGGATCCCCGAATTCGGAACGCCCGAATACCCCGGGGAAATTGTGGACCTCAAAACCACCCGGGCGGAAGCACTCGAAGCGTACAAGGGGATGAAGGAAGTCCACTAGGAAGCCATCCGCCCTCAAAACAACCCTCTGGAAATTAGTAGGAAGTCCGAGTATATTCGGGTTCAGAGATGACCTGGATCACAGTTGGTCACGTGTTCCCCGCAGTGGTCCCAGCACCCGGCGGCACGGCAGTCATTCACGATGCAAAGGAGCATTCCACCATGGTGCGCGAGCTTTCACACTACGTAGACGGCCAGAGGATCGACGGCACGTCCGGCCGGTTCAGCGATGTCTACGATCCCTGCACGGGCGAAGTCCAGGCCCGGCTTCCGCTGGCCAGCGCCGACGAGGTCCGCAACGCCGTCGCAAATGCCGAAAAGGGCCAGCTCGAATGGGCGGCCATGAACCCGCAGCGCCGGGGACGCATCCTGCTCAAGTTCGTGGACCTGGTCAACGAGAACATGGACGAACTCGCCACGCTCCTGTCCTCCGAGCATGGCAAGACGTTCGCGGACGCCAAGGGCGACATCCAGCGCGGCATCGAGGTGGTGGAGTTCTCCGCCGGCGCACCGCACCTCCTTAAGGGCGAGTTCTCGGACAACGCCGGACAGGGGATCGACGTCCACTCGCTCCGCCAGCCCCTCGGTGTGGTCGCGGGCATCACGCCCTTCAACTTCCCGGCCATGATTCCGCTGTGGAAGTCCGGCCCGGCGCTCGCAGCCGGGAACGCCTTCATCCTCAAGCCCTCGGAACGGGACCCGTCGGTTCCGCTTCGCCTGGCCGAGCTGTACAGCGAAGCCGGGGTTCCCAACGGCGTCTTCAACGTCATCAACGGTGACAAGGAAGCCGTGGACGCACTGCTCGAAGATCCGCGCGTGAAAGCCATCGGCTTTGTGGGCTCAACTCCCATCGCACAGTACATCTACGCCACGGCAGCTGCGCACGGCAAGCGTGCACAGTGCTTCGGCGGGGCAAAGAACCACATGGTGATCATGCCCGACGCCGATCTGGACATGGCAGCCGACGCACTGATTGGTTCCGGGTACGGTTCCGCGGGTGAACGTTGCATGGCCATCTCCGTAGCCGTGCCGGTGGGACAAGAAACTGCCGACGCCCTCGTTGCCAAGCTGACCCAGCGCGTCAAGGACCTGAAGGTTGGCCACAGCCTGGACAAGGACTCGGACTTCGGGCCGGTCGTGGCAGCCTCTGCCAAGGAACGCATTGAGGGCTACATCCAGTCCGGGGTGGACGAAGGAGCAACCTTGGTCACCGACGGCCGCGGACTCACCGTGGACGGCTACGACGGCGGCTTCTGGGTTGGCCCCACCCTCTTCGACAACGTCACCAAGGACATGAAGATCTACAAGGAAGAGATCTTCGGACCTGTCCTGAGCGTGCTGCGCGCAGCTGACTACGACGAAGCGCTCAGGCTCTGCAGCGAGCACGAGTTCGGCAACGGCGTCGCGATTTTCACCCGCGACGGCGACTCCGCCCGCGACTTCGCCAGCCGCGTGGAGGTGGGCATGGTGGGCATCAACGTGCCGATTCCCGTGCCGATTGCGTACTACACGTTCGGCGGCTGGAAAGCCTCGGGCTTCGGCGATCTCAACCAGCACGGCGCCGACGCGTTCCGGTTCTACACCAAGACCAAGACCGTGACGTCGCGCTGGCCCTCCGGCATCCGCCAAGGCGCCAGCTTCATCATGCCGGCGGGCAGCTGATGGGGACTCCAGAGACTGAAGACGAAGTTCTGTTTGAGCGTCGGGGCCACCTGGGCATCGTGACCCTGAACCGTCCGAAAGCCGTCAACGCCCTGAATGCGGGAATGGTGCAAGCCATGTTCCGGCAGCTTACGGAGTGGGCCGACGACGACGCCGTTGCCACCGTTCTGGTGCGCGGCGCGGGAGACCGCGGGCTGTGTGCCGGCGGCGACATTGTGGCCATCTACAAGGACATGCTGCACGGTGGAACCGAAACTGCGGAGTTCTGGGCGGACGAGTACCGGTTGAACTCGTTGATTGCCCACTATCCCAAACCGTACGTGGCGTTCATGGACGGGCTGGTTTTGGGCGGTGGCGTTGGCATCTCGGCCCATGGCTCGGTGCGCGTGGTCACCGAACGGACGCGTACCGGCATGCCGGAAACAACCATCGGTTTCGTGCCCGACGTCGGTGGAACGCTCCTGCTGTCGCGCTCGCCGGGGGAGACGGGAACCCACGCGGCCCTGACGGGAGCACACCTGTCCGGCTCGGATGCGTTGTTCCTGGGACTCGCTGACCACTTTGTGCCGTCCGAAAACCTGCCGGCGCTGGCGGAAGCGCTAGAAGGCTCGACGCCGGAAGCCGCCGTCGGGCGTTTCGCGCAAGCCGCGCCGGACTCGGCACTGGCGGCGCAGCGCGAATGGATCGACGCCGCGTACGTGTATGACGACGCTGAAGAGATTGTCCGGAGCCTGCGCTCTGCCGGGGCCGAAGCTGCTGCCGCCGCGGACACGATTGAGGCGAAGTCTCCCACATCGGTGAAAGTCGCCTTGGAATCGCTGCGACGGGTGCGGGGGCTTTCCCTGGAGGAGGCTTTGGATCAGGAGTATCGCGTGGGGCTTCGCTGCCTGGCCGGTCCTGATTTCCGGGAGGGCATCCGCGCGCAGGTAGTGGACAAGGACAGGAATCCGCAATGGAAGCCGCCTGCCCTGGCTGACGTCCAGCCGTCCGACGTCGAGGGCTACTTTGAGCCGCTCGGCGAACGGGAACTGGGTCTGGCCGGGCTGGGCAGCGAGTCGAAGGAGACGGTATGACAGAGAATGCAGCCATGTCAGATATCCAAGGCCCTGAAACGGGACTCATCGCTTTCCTCGGTCTCGGCCACATGGGCGGGCCTATGGCGGCCAACCTGATCAAGGCCGGACACGACGTTATTGGGTACGATCCCGTTCCGGCGGCCGTGGAAGCGGCGTTGGCCCACGGGATTCCCATGGCATCCTCTGCCCACGAGGCTGCAGCGGAGGCGGCCGTGGTGCTGACCATGCTCCCCAGCGGCAAGCATGTCCTGGATGCCTACCGTGGCGTGGACGGACCGGGGCTGCTGTCGGTTGCGAAGCCGAACACCCTGTTCCTGGACTGCTCCACCATCAACGTGGACGAAGCCCGGGAAGCCGCGGCGCTGGCCGTGGCAGCGGGTCACCGGTCCGTTGACGCCCCGGTTTCAGGCGGCGTGGTGGGCGCCGAGGCGGGCACCTTGACGTTCATGGTGGGTGCGCTTCCGGAGGATTTTGAGACCGTGCAGCCGATCCTGGAATTGATGGGCAAACGTATTGTCCACTGCGGGGACCACGGTGCCGGGCAGGCCGCCAAGGTCTGCAACAACATGATCCTGGGGGTGTCCATGATTGCTGTTGCCGAGGCCTTCGTGTTGGGCGAGAAGTTGGGCCTCACGCATCAGGCGTTGTTCGACGTCGCCTCCAACGCGTCCGGGCAGTGCTGGGCGCTCACGACCAACTGCCCCGTTCCGGGGCCGGTACCCACCAGCCCCGCCAACCGCGACTACCAGCCGGGTTTCGCCGGAGCATTGATGGCCAAGGACCTGCGCCTGGCACTGAATGCGTTGGAAAGTACAGGAGTAGCGGCGGAGATGGGGCCGTTGGCATCGCGAATCTACGATGCCTTCGCTGCCGGCGAGGGCGCCGGCAGGGACTTCTCCGGCATCATCACGGAGATTCGGGACAAGTCCGTGTGAGAGGTTGGAACTGAGTGGTTGTGATTTGTTGGGCTTGGCGGAGAGGGAGAGCATGACGGAGCAGTACCAGAACATTGTGGTGGAACGGCGGGGCCGGGTTGGACTGGTGACCCTGAACCGGCCGGAGGCGTTGAATGCGCTGAACACCGCACTCATGAATGAGCTCGTGGATGCAGTTTCCGCCATGGATACCGACCCTGAAGTGGGGGCCGTGGTGATCACGGGATCCGCCAAGGCATTCGCAGCCGGGGCCGACATCAAGGAAATGTCTTCCAACAGCTACATGGACATGTACGCGGCAGATTGGTTCCGGCGGTGGGAGGACCTCACCCGCCTGCGCATTCCAGTCATAGCTGCGGTTTCCGGTTTTGCCTTGGGTGGTGGCTGCGAACTGGCCATGATGGCCGATTTCATCATCGCCGGAGATAACGCCAAGTTTGGCCAGCCGGAGATCAACCTGGGCGTCATCCCGGGCATGGGCGGCTCTCAGCGGCTGACCCGCGCCGTGGGCAAGGCCAAAGCGATGGACATGGTCCTGACGGGCCGGTTCATGGATGCGGACGAAGCCGAACGGTCCGGCTTGGTCTCCAGGGTGGTTCCCGCCGCTGAGGTCATCGACGAAGCAGTCAAGGCAGCAGAAGTCATCGCGTCCAAGTCCAAGCCCGCCGCCATGGTGGCAAAGGAAGCCGTCAACGCGGCCTTCGAGATGGGACTGTCCCAAGGGGTTGTCTTCGAACGGAGAGTTTTCCATTCGCTCTTCGCTACCGAGGACCAAAAGGAGGGCATGGCCGCCTTCAGTGAGAAGCGCCAACCGGAGTTCAAACACCGGTAATTCGCGCGTGTTTTCGGGAGTGTCGGGGATAGACTCGGTGCACTTACAAATGGGGAGAGAACATGTCAACGGAGATCGTTCAGGCTAACCACACTGAAGCATCCACCCAGCCGATCAACCGGCAGGCCCTCGTTGCCGCAGCCATGGCCGTACTTGCCCTCGTCGGGCTGTTTTTCGCGGGCATGGCCGTCATCGCGGTCTTCGTCGTTGGGGCAGGCCATGTGGCCTTGAACCAGATTCAGCAGCGCGGCGAACGGGGACGGGGCTTCGCCATTGCCGCTCTGGTGGTGGGTTACGGCATAGGAGTCCTGTCCCTGGGCTCGGCGCTGATCTTCGCCTTCACCTCCGCAGGCTGAGTAGGACGCAGCTCACGGTCCTTCCCTCGTCACGTTCCGGCTGCTCGCGTGTCCTTTCTATGGACACACGAACAGACGACAATGAGGGACCCCATGACCTGGCAATTTTGCGACAACGATGACTGCCCTGACAGCTGGCACTGGACCGAGCTGACGGGAACTCCGGAGTCTTGCCGTGGCTCCGATGAACAGGAGACCCGCCAAAGGGTTGTCCGCCCGTACTTCGCGGCGTAGGCTCCTGCGGGCCACCACCCGCAGTCGAGGAGTGAGTCATGGGACAGCTGATCGTGCAGGATTTTGTGACCGCCGACGGTTTCGCCGCCGACACCAACAACGAGTTCAAGGCCTACGAGTTATTGGAAGGCGGAACGGCCGAGTTTGACCGGGCCCAACTCGAATGGCTTGGCAGCGTGGAAGCCATGGTTCTGGGTGCCAACACCTACAGATACTTCGTGGAGTTCTGGCCGACGCCCGCGTCGGAGGGCGAGATCATCGCACCAGCCCTGAATGGCCTGCGCCGCCACGTGTTTTCGCGCCACTTGAAGGAAGCCCCGTGGGGCGACTTCCCGCCGTCGAACGTTGAATCCGGCGACGCGATCGAGGCGATCCGCCGCATCAAGCGCGAGTCCGCCAAGGACATTGTCCTATGGGGCAGTTTGTCCCTGGGTCAGACGTTCTTCGCGGCAGGCGAGGTGGACGCGGTCCGGTTGGTGGTCATGCCGATAGGCCAGGGCGCCGGCAGGGGCGTGTTCCCCGCCGGACACGACCCCGCCCTTCTGAAACTCGTGGACGTGAACAGCTACGACCAAGGCTTGGTGGAGCTCAGTTACACCGTCCGGAAGCAGGGTTAGCTGATAGCGGCGGAGGTCAGCGTTGCGTCGAAGAACGCCCGCTCCAGCCGCACTGCCTCCGCGAAGACCGCAGCAACGCGGTTCCGCTCCTGAGGCAGTGAAGGCTCGACGGCGTCGAACTCGTCGCGCAGCCACGTCACCCACGCGTTGTACCCAGGGTTGTTGTGGAGGCGGATCCACTCGGCATGCTTGGGTTCGGCGGGCCACTGGGTGGGGTCTCCGGCGCGCGCGGCCCAATCTCCGTACAGCCATTCGGCAACCAGCAGGACGGCGAGGACCTCCGGGTAGGAACGGGAGGCGAGGGCCTTCCGCATCAGGTCGTCGAAATCGCGTGTGGCCGGCCCGAGTGCTGGTGTTGTCCTGTCCGTTTCCGGAACGTCCAGTTCATTGAAGCAATCCTGGAAGTACGTATTCTCGTCGGATGCGAAGGCCCCGAGGACACCAGCGAACACCAGTCGGGAAGGCAGCGACGGTGCCGAGGCTACGGCTTGACCCAAGAGAGCGGTGAAGGCATCGCAGAACTGGTAATCCTGCACCAGGTAATGGCGCAGCTGCTCATCGGGAAGGGACCCGTCCAGCAGTTGGTCCACGAATGGATGGTTAACGGCGGCGTCCCAATCCCCGGCTGATTGGTTCCTGAGTTCTTTGGCAAAGCCCACGGTGTTTCCTCCTGAAGTGTCAGCATCGGAGCCTAGCAGCGTGCTGCGTTGTGGCGGTGGGCGTGACGCTATGGTGGCGCTCCCGGGGCCGGCGTAGGCTCTGGCCATGACGAACGAGGGTGCATCCAAGACGATCGTGGTTGGCTATGACGGATCCGAAGAATCACACCGCGCCGTTCAGTGGGCCGCTAAACATGCGATCCTGCGGGACTGTTCCCTCCACGTAGTGCACTGTTCCTTGTGGGTCCTGCTGTCCCACAACAGGGGACCCGTTCCTGGGGTTGCCGATAGCGGTCTGGAACGGGCCGCTCAGAAAGTCCTGGAGGAAGGTGCGGCTCTCGCCAAGGAGACCGTCCCCGAGCTGGAAGTCCACACCACCCTGTTGCACGGGATGCCCCGCGATCACCTGGCCCACGTTTCGGCCGGCACTGCGATGTTGGTGCTCGGAAGCCGGGGACTGGGCGGGTTCATGGGTTTGCTGGTGGGATCCGTCAGCCTGGAGATGGCAGCAACGGCAGAGTGCCCAGTGGCCGTGATCCGTGCGGACGACAACCCTGAAGGCTTTGTGTTGCTGGCTGTCGATGACTCAGGATCACCGGCAGCACTTGAGGATGCGTGCCATTTCGCTGAAGCATCAGGGGCTGACCTCAAGATCGTGCATGTGCTCCACGAACCTGCCGGGTACCGGCGGTTGCGCGATCCCGTTGAAGACTATCCCGACGCAGAAGCCCTCCTGGATTCCGTCATGAGCCGGGCCCGCCACAAAGCACCCGGGATCGAGGTGGCCGGAGAGTTGCTGGTGGATGCTTCCTTCTCCCGGGCTGTGGTCAAAGCTTCGCAAGGAGCACGCCTGACGGTGGTGGGGACCAAAGGGCACGGGGTCATCAAGGGCACCATTGGTTCCACGGCGCACGCTGTCCTTCACCATGCCCACAGTCCCGTGTTGGTGTCCCGCCGGAAGGCCGAGCCTGCATAAGCCGGTGGAGGCCCTCTCAGGGACTCCCTCGCGCGACGGCCCGGAACTAGGGTGAAGGTATGGACAATCGGGCAGAAGTACGCGAATTCCTGATCTCCCGGCGTGCCCAGGTAACCCCTGAGCAGGTGGGGCTGCCGGCCGGTTCGAATCGACGGGTCAAGGGATTGCGGCGCAGTGAGGTGGCCACTCTTGCCGGACTGAGCGTTGAGTATTACACCCGTTTGGAGCGCGGTGCCATCAGCGGTGCATCGCCACAAGTGCTTGAAAGCCTGGCGCGGGCGTTGTGCTTGGACGACGCGGAACGGGCCCATCTGTTCGATCTCGCTCACTCCGCCAGTCCGGTTGCGCGGCCGCCGAGGCGACGCAGCGCCAAGTCCTACGTGCCGCACCAGAGCCTGCAATGGGCGCTTGATGCTGTCACCGCAGGTCCCGCCTTTGTTCGGAACGGCCGGATGGATCTGCTGGCCGTGAACCCGTTGGCCCGGGCGTTCTACAAGGACTGTTACGACATGCCGGGCCAGGCGCCCAACATCGCACGGTTTACGTTCCTGGATGATCGTGCCCACGAGTTCTACCCGGACTGGGATGCCTTTGCGGAAGTGACCGTTTCCATCCTGCGCACAGAGGCTGGGCGCGACCCGCACAACAAAGAGCTTCACGATCTCATTGGTGAACTCAGCACCCGCAGCGAGGAGTTCCGCACCCGCTGGGGCGCACACAACGTCCGCCATCACGGCACGGGGTTCAAGACGTTCAACCATCCGATCGTCGGTGAGATGACTCTCGCCTTCGAGGGCCTGGAAATGGCCGCAGAACCCGGGCTGACGCTGACCATCTACGCTGCGGAACCCGGGTCGCCGTCGGCCGAGCGTCTCCAGCTGTTGGCATCGTGGGCGGCCAGCGAATACGGTGTTCAGCCTGCTGCCGAAAGGACCGTCGCGGACAGCTGACTGCCGGACGGCTGATGTGTCTTCAGCTATGCTCCCGCCGGCAAGGCGTGCAGCTTCAGAGGAACCTTACCGGGACCGATGGACATCAGTGGTGAAGCCCTTCCTCTTGGTACGTTCTTGCAGAGTTTCAAGTTCTTGGAAGAAGGTCAGTTGCCAGCCAGAAGGACCTTGAACTCTTCCGTTAATGGTCTCGAAGGGAGTTCTGGTTGCAGGTGCGAGCACCTTCAACCCAAACTCTTCGGCGGAGGTCATAGCGACTTCGGTGTTGTCCACCTCAAGGGCGATTCGGGCAGTAGGCCCTTCGACAGATGGTGCGTTCTCGATAGCGTCGATGTTGTGAATGTGTGTGCGTGTGGCGAGCTCAATCGTCGCCGCGGCGACGTTCAGTATTGCCACTCGATCCTCACCGTCGGTTGCGAAAGCAGGCTGTTCCGTAAGCCCAAGAACGTCACGGTAAAATTGCAGGGCGCTATCGAAGTCGTCTGTTTCGATGATCAAACGCAATTGTCAGGGCGGCTGTGAAAGATTCATGTCCATCATCTTGGAGGGTGACATGCGTGTCAGGTGCAAGTCCGTAGCGATCTCCTAGCCGTTTCAGCTGCCGAAGTTCGGCTTCGACGGTTTCTTTCTCGCTCTCCAGCCGCGCCCGCGCAGCTGTCACGGCCGCTAGAATCAGATCACGGTCTCTCTCGGGATTGAGCAAGGCAGGAAGCAGCGTGCGAATTACGGAGCTGCAAAAACCAGCTTCAAATAAGTCCTGGATTTGAAGCACAAGATGCTCGTCTTCGATCGAGTAAATGCGGTGGCCCGCCGAAGTCCGCTGCGGCTCAACCAAGAGCTGCTGTTCGTAATAACGCAGCGACCTGACGCTGACGCCAGTCCTCGTGGATAATTCTCCAATCCTCATACAACCGTCCTCGTTGAAGAAATCCGCCATATAACAGTCAACTCCACGATGGGGGACTTTGTCCCCACCGTTGAGTTGCTCTCGGCGGAAATGCCGACGGGGGAACAGGCAGCCTTTGCTTCACTTGGGGCAAGACCCACCCTCGCTATGGACACGGTAGCCTTCCTCGGGTCGGGCCCAGGAGACCCTCTGCGGTTGAGGTCCGTGGGGAGATCAGCGATCTTCTTCCGGCCGACGTTCCCGCGGGTCCTTCCGAAACAACACCAGGAGCGGCAGGAAGTAGAGCGCAGCTACTCCCGCACCCACCAGCACCGGACCGCTGGCTCCCAGCGCGGATTCCAGCGCGAAGCCGGCCATCCACGACCCCACGGCCGTACCCAGGTTGAATGCTGAAGTGCTAAGCGCTGAGGCAAGAGTGGGCGCATGCCCGGCATATCCAACTGCCTTCCCGATCAATATTGGGTTGGTGGCCATGCCGAAGAGGCCCAGCAGGAAGATCAGGACCACTGTCACCACGGCGTAGTGGGAGAACAGGAAGAGGGCTCCGAGAACCAGGAATGTCATGCCTGCTGAGATGAACAGGGCCGGGTACGGGTGGTGTGCCCCGAAGTGGCCACCCAGAGTGGATCCGATGAACGCCCCGACGCCGTACGCCATCAGCACCAGCGGAACCGCGGCTGCGGCAAGCCCAGTGTTCTCGGTGAGCAGCGGAGAGATGAAGGTGTAGGCGGCCAAGGAAGATCCGCACACCATCGCGCAGCCCGCCAGGACAAGCCAAACCCTCGAGTCCCGCATACTCGCCAGCTCAGCACGCACCGACGGGGTGGGTCCGGAAACAAGATCCGAGGCAACCAACCGGTACACGGCAACTGCACCCACCAGGGCCAGGCAAGCGAGTATCCAGAACGGTCCCCGCCAGCCAATCACCTGACCGGCAAACGCCCCAAGGGGAACACCCACCACGTTGGCAAGCATCCCGCCGCCCAACACCACCCCTAGCGCCCGCGAGGCTGCCGCAGCGCCTGCCGCTTTGGCACCCACGACGGCGGCTACCGCCCAGAAAGCGCCTGTCGCCAACGCCGTCAGGAAACGTGCGCCAAGAATGAGCGTGAAATCGGAGGTGAGCGCCACGATGACGTGACCAACAGAGAACACCACCAGCGCGAGGCTCAGCGTCAGCCGGCGTGGCAGCTTGAGGGTCAGGATGGACATCGTGGGAGTGCCCACGATCATGCCGACAGCAAACACCGTGATCATGAGTCCCGCACTTGCCACGGAGGTGCCTAGGTCACTGGCGATCTCCGGCAGTATCCCCGCAACAATGAACTCGGTGGTTCCCATCAGGAACACTCCGGCTGCCAGGACGTAGGTCACCAACGGCAGACGCCGGGTCTTGGCGGTGGGAAAGGTTGTGGTCATGGATCCAGAACATCAGGTTCACAGCGGGGGAGGGAGTCCCGCTTGAGGGAGGTCCTCCGAGGGACTCCCTTGCTGCGCAAAGGCTATGGGGCTCCGCTGTGATCGCTGACCTTATATTGTCAGTGCCTGCTGCCAGAGTAAAGGAATGGAACGAATTGGGGAGAGGCATACGGGCGCAGCAGTGGCGCTCGGGCGCGCTCCCGTCGTTGTGGATTCCGTTCAACCCGGCAGGGGCACAGCCAGCACCGTTAGCAGCGACCTGATCGAACAGTTGCGGGTCCTGGAGGAGATGAAGTCTGCGATCTCCGCTTTGCAGGCGCGGGTTGCTGTGGCGTTTGATCTGGCTCAACGTCAGGAGCAAGCCGAGGCAGGGGTCCCTTCCTCGGAGCGCGGCCAGGGCGTGGGAGCGCAGGTTGCGTTGGCCCGGCGCGAGTCACCAAACCGTGGGTCCCGCCTCCTGGGCTTGGCGAAAGCCCTTGTCACGGAGATGCCCCGCACCTTGGCGGCCCTGAAATCGGGGCACTTGAATGAATGGCGTGCCACGCTTCTTGTTAAGGAAACGGCCTGCCTGTCTGTCGAGGACCGTTGTGCGGTGGATGAGGAGCTCGCGCCCGACACCGGGACTTTTGCGGGCAAGGGCGACAAAGCGATCATTGCTGCCGCGAAAGCTGCCGCATATCGGCGGGATCCGCGGTCGGTAGTCGGGCGTGCCAGCCGTGCTGCCGCCGAACGGACCGTCAGCCTCCGTCCAGCCCCGGACACCATGACGTACCTGACGGCCTTGCTTCCGGTAGCCCAAGGCGTAGCGATCTACGCCGCGCTGACTCGAGCGGCTGATTCGGCCCGTTCCAGCGGGGATGCACGAGGTCGGGGCCAGCTCATGGCCGACACCTTGACCGAACGCATGACGGGCACCCCGGGCGGGATTTCGGGGATCAACCTGGATCTCGTTATGACCGACCGCACCTTGTTCCAAGGTGACAGCGAACCAGCCCGGCTCAAGGGCTACGGAATCGTCCCGGCTGAATGGGGTAGGGAGCTGCTCGGATCGGGGCAGGCAGCCCATGACCAGGACCTCACCGTTTGGCTTCGCCGGCTCTACACGGCTCCAGCTACGGGAGAGCTCCTTGCCACCGATTCCAAGGCCCGGCTCTTTGCAGGTGGGCTCCGGCGCTTCATCGAAACCCGAGACGACACGTGCCGAACGCCGTATTGTGATGCGCCTATCCGGCATATTGACCATGTGGTTCCGTGGCGCGCCGGAGGGAAGACCAGCTTGGCTAACGGCGCCGTTTTATGCGAGGCGTGCAACCACATCAAGGAAAACGCCGGCTGGACTACCCGAGCCGTACATGCCGACGTGCACACCTTGGAAATCAGCACGCCCACTGGGCATACCTACCAATCGAAAGCCCCGCCCATGCCCGGGCACCGACCCTCCAGAACATAGAAAGGCAGAGGCGTTATTCCTCGGTGAAGTCCCCGGCATCCCTGCGGAAGGTGCCCAGCACGCGGATGAGGTGATCGACGTCGTCGTGCCCGAAGCCTGACTTGCCGAAAACCTCCGCGTTGAGTGCCGCCGTCGCCTTCTTGGCGAGGGTGCGGCCCTCGGCGGTGAGCTCAATCAGGGTGGTGCGGCCGTCGGTGGGGTGCGGAGAGCGTGCCACCAGAGCGGCTTTTTCCAAGCGGTCGACGGCGTTGGTCACCGAGGTGGGATGTACCTGCAGGAGCGCGCTGGCCTTGTTCATAGGCAGCGCGCCGCTGCGGGCGAAACTCAGGAGCGCCAGCAGCTCGTAGCGTGCAAAGGTCAGCCCGAACGGTTTGAGGACCGTTTCGATGCGGGCCAGCAGGATCTGCTGCGTCCGCATGATCGCGGTGATGGCGGCCATGGGCGCGGCGACGTCGCCCCAGCCATGCCGCTCCCAGTTGCGCTGGGCGTCGGCGATGGGATCGCGGGGGAGTGGCGTGCCCATGGGCCTCCTTCGGTTGCTTGGTTGGCCTGATCTTCCGGGTGGCTAGTC includes the following:
- a CDS encoding DUF4190 domain-containing protein, giving the protein MSTEIVQANHTEASTQPINRQALVAAAMAVLALVGLFFAGMAVIAVFVVGAGHVALNQIQQRGERGRGFAIAALVVGYGIGVLSLGSALIFAFTSAG
- a CDS encoding dihydrofolate reductase family protein, with amino-acid sequence MGQLIVQDFVTADGFAADTNNEFKAYELLEGGTAEFDRAQLEWLGSVEAMVLGANTYRYFVEFWPTPASEGEIIAPALNGLRRHVFSRHLKEAPWGDFPPSNVESGDAIEAIRRIKRESAKDIVLWGSLSLGQTFFAAGEVDAVRLVVMPIGQGAGRGVFPAGHDPALLKLVDVNSYDQGLVELSYTVRKQG
- a CDS encoding TenA family protein, giving the protein MGFAKELRNQSAGDWDAAVNHPFVDQLLDGSLPDEQLRHYLVQDYQFCDAFTALLGQAVASAPSLPSRLVFAGVLGAFASDENTYFQDCFNELDVPETDRTTPALGPATRDFDDLMRKALASRSYPEVLAVLLVAEWLYGDWAARAGDPTQWPAEPKHAEWIRLHNNPGYNAWVTWLRDEFDAVEPSLPQERNRVAAVFAEAVRLERAFFDATLTSAAIS
- a CDS encoding universal stress protein, with translation MTNEGASKTIVVGYDGSEESHRAVQWAAKHAILRDCSLHVVHCSLWVLLSHNRGPVPGVADSGLERAAQKVLEEGAALAKETVPELEVHTTLLHGMPRDHLAHVSAGTAMLVLGSRGLGGFMGLLVGSVSLEMAATAECPVAVIRADDNPEGFVLLAVDDSGSPAALEDACHFAEASGADLKIVHVLHEPAGYRRLRDPVEDYPDAEALLDSVMSRARHKAPGIEVAGELLVDASFSRAVVKASQGARLTVVGTKGHGVIKGTIGSTAHAVLHHAHSPVLVSRRKAEPA
- a CDS encoding helix-turn-helix transcriptional regulator; this translates as MDNRAEVREFLISRRAQVTPEQVGLPAGSNRRVKGLRRSEVATLAGLSVEYYTRLERGAISGASPQVLESLARALCLDDAERAHLFDLAHSASPVARPPRRRSAKSYVPHQSLQWALDAVTAGPAFVRNGRMDLLAVNPLARAFYKDCYDMPGQAPNIARFTFLDDRAHEFYPDWDAFAEVTVSILRTEAGRDPHNKELHDLIGELSTRSEEFRTRWGAHNVRHHGTGFKTFNHPIVGEMTLAFEGLEMAAEPGLTLTIYAAEPGSPSAERLQLLASWAASEYGVQPAAERTVADS
- a CDS encoding VOC family protein; the encoded protein is MIIETDDFDSALQFYRDVLGLTEQPAFATDGEDRVAILNVAAATIELATRTHIHNIDAIENAPSVEGPTARIALEVDNTEVAMTSAEEFGLKVLAPATRTPFETINGRVQGPSGWQLTFFQELETLQERTKRKGFTTDVHRSR
- a CDS encoding MerR family transcriptional regulator is translated as MADFFNEDGCMRIGELSTRTGVSVRSLRYYEQQLLVEPQRTSAGHRIYSIEDEHLVLQIQDLFEAGFCSSVIRTLLPALLNPERDRDLILAAVTAARARLESEKETVEAELRQLKRLGDRYGLAPDTHVTLQDDGHESFTAALTIAFDHRNRRLR
- a CDS encoding MFS transporter: MTTTFPTAKTRRLPLVTYVLAAGVFLMGTTEFIVAGILPEIASDLGTSVASAGLMITVFAVGMIVGTPTMSILTLKLPRRLTLSLALVVFSVGHVIVALTSDFTLILGARFLTALATGAFWAVAAVVGAKAAGAAAASRALGVVLGGGMLANVVGVPLGAFAGQVIGWRGPFWILACLALVGAVAVYRLVASDLVSGPTPSVRAELASMRDSRVWLVLAGCAMVCGSSLAAYTFISPLLTENTGLAAAAVPLVLMAYGVGAFIGSTLGGHFGAHHPYPALFISAGMTFLVLGALFLFSHYAVVTVVLIFLLGLFGMATNPILIGKAVGYAGHAPTLASALSTSAFNLGTAVGSWMAGFALESALGASGPVLVGAGVAALYFLPLLVLFRKDPRERRPEEDR